The genomic stretch CCATTTACCTCGTTCTGAAAGACAACGCTTGGCCAGTGTGCTGCAAGCCTCGTGCTCATGCCTGCTCTTAGGGCGCTCGCAGAGAGGGTTCCCTTTTTATTGGTCGTTGTTCGTACGGGGGccacttcttcttggatCGTCCAATCGTTGATATAACCCTGTATTCCCTGATAGAATACATGGATTTGCGTATAATTCTATGTGATAAGGATTGGCGCATTAGATGGGAGGATACAGCGACCAAAGAGAGCGAGAAGCAAGACTTACACTAGTGGAGTTCACTTCATTTTTGAAGTAGAATGTGGAATTATAACAGCCAGCTGCAAGCGGAGAACCCGGCCTAAGTGGCGGGTCCGTTTGATATGTTGCTACCGTTGACCATTTGCCATCACTGGAGCTGTAGCCGGTCATGCGCAATTGGCCATCCTTTCCTGGTAGAATAGGCGGATGTTGTATTGGCTGGTGGTCTCCCACCAACCAGTTACCGCAAGACTTGAGTTGGAGGCGATGGCGTtgggcgacgatgacgaaggaGTCGTAGAAGGGGACGAAGGAGCGCTCGAAGTCCTCGAGGACGCTGCGGAGTTGTGATGTCGCGACCCAAGAACACCGCCAACCACAGCCGCCActatcaccaccaccagaaTCATCGCTGCAACCGCAATCCATattatccttcttcttctcgcgtTTTTCTGCTGCGTTGTGCTTTCGATTGCTGGTGCAGCCACATTCTCGGGCTTTGTCCTGACGCTTGAGCCAGGCAAATCGGTGTCGACCACTTCCAATCCATCGTATCCACGGAAAGGCTCTGGTGCTTCGTCGCCATTTCTCGTAACATCCACCTCTGGCAAAACTTCAGGCCCTGTGGCCTCGGCGAAGCGCGATCTCATGGGCATCAATGGGGGCGCCTGGagttcctcgtcgtcgccaggTAGAGGgaaagacaagacaaagtaGCACACGAGaggaaggagagagaaggaagaagagattgacaAAGGAGGATTTGAGACACGGCGTCGCATGACGCAGGAAAACCTGCCAATTGGCAGAGCTCCTTCGGGTCAATTCAGCCTGTGAGTGGCTCCCTTGCTCCTCTCAAATCTGCGCGAGGTTCGTGTAGCATCGTTCCACTAGCCAGCTTTCACAGCCCGATGAGGCGCCAAGAGATAATTTGGCAGGAACAGGATGCTGAAGGATGCAGCCTGTAGCCAATTGCAAGGCTGTGAGTGGTGATACAAAGCTTTGGATCGGCGATAGGATGCCCAGTTACAGGGTTGATGCCGCAGTAGGCTACGAAACAGGCGAAGCGGTAGATACCATATCTGTCTATACATAGAATTAGGTGGTAGTAGGCTGAGCTGGGAGCGTCTTCGCTGAGTTGCGAACGGACCTTgcaatacatgtactcaatGTGTTGACAGCCGAGCTGAATTAGCATCACTAAAACACACGGCAGTTAAATACCACACCTCTTATAGGTAACCACCATCTTCCTCGGCTGAAAGGCATGGCCACCACTATACTGTTTATTTCAACGTCGATACTCAGGAGTGAATGGTATACAGACATGACAGATGTTCCATAATTTCCACCGCGGAACACGGAGTaagccgccatcatcgccaggtCCATGTTCCCAAGGGGGAAAAGGCAGTGCTGTGGGCCACGAACCACGAGCCACGAGCCATAGGTATCCCCAGCCGAACTAGAAAACGCTCCAACAATGTCTTTTTCTAGTTTGTATGGACCATGTTTCTAGTCATCTCTGTCCACGCTAGCGTCTTGACATCTCGATTTTTTACAAAATGCGACGCCTTGTTCAAAGGTCATTGCTCTCTACGGTCTGAATGCTGGTGGAATGCTGTCCTAGAGGCAAGTCAAGGATATTGTTAGCATGACTTCAGTTCCTTAGCCAGAGCATCCAGCAAGTCGACGGCAGTACGCAGGTAAATATCGGGAACGCCTTgcaagtttttttttggggcGACAGCACTTCAACGTCAGCAGCGGAAACTGCAAAATTAGAGAATGCGGGCTATTACACCCTCGAGGAAATTAGACCGCACCGCAACGAATGGGGATGCTATTATCGAGTGTGCAAGCGGGTTAAAATTTCTAAAAGACATGTAAATACAAACAATATGAATGTCGCAATTATACTATCCCATATTCCAGGCCGTTGAATCAGTCTTTATACCATTTTCCATCTATCCAAGTGGAATATCCTGTTCTGTAAGCCAGTTAGCGGAgccaactacatgtaccaaaACCCCAGCGGTCATCATGGGCACTAGTCGAAATGAACTCACACTTTACGCGTACTCTcatcaagaaaaaaaagaaggggaaaaactttagagaaaaaaaaaggtccaTCATCAATGCGCTTTATTTCCCAGCGGAGGTTCCACCCAAGAATTTCGCGTCAAAAGCGCGCAGCTCTTTGCGCATGCGTGCTTCCGCCTCAGCCACTGCTTCGGCGTCGCCCTGCATCTTGCCAAAGCCCGGCGGTGGACGTTGACAGCTGGGACCTGTCTCTTTGCTTTCATCCTGAAAATGACTGAGGCTGTATTTGGGATCGTTGGGAGCGGGAACGCAGGGGCGGGCAGCGGCTTGTGTAGCGCTGTCAGTGGCTTCGTTGGCGCTGTGCGATGGTTCAGCGTTAGCGCGCACTACTTGCACGGATACCAAGCTCAAGCGAGGAACGGGTGGGAGAATGTGGGGGAGGTGAGCTGTAACTTTCGATCCATTGTCAAGCTCGATCCAGGATCTTATGTGGTCGAATGGCCCACATGAGAACCCAGAAAGAAAATATCCGATGTAGAGGGGGCAGAGGGAAGCAGAGAAACAAGAGGAAACAGAAAAGCTAAAGCAGAAGTCCAGCTTCCAGATTGTACTTACACAGCGCCATCGCCACAAGTCGCGCCTGTAGATGAAGGAGGCATGAGGGAAGACTGGAGGGTGAATGGCACTTGTACAAAGTTCAGCTACGTCTACCAAGCTATGGCCACGAACGATGCTGGAGCAGCTCTGGGAGAGAACGAGAAGAGGGCCAGGGCCAGTACTTATAGccatgagaagaaggacacCAAATGGACATCAATTGCAGGACCGTCAGGCAACTAGTTAAACAGCGACATCTATCTTCTGTCGAGGAGGGCTACATGTATAGAGCAGCACGCGGCGGAGGAAGCGACCGAGGGCTGTTCCATGTGAGAGGCAGTCCAGAGCTGGCCGCCGTAGCAGACAAGATACACCGCCCTCTCCAGAAAGTAGACAAAATACAATTGAAACTACAATGGCGGCGGACGACAAACGGCGGCCGCTGCGCGCCGATTGCCGAAAAAGCAAGAACTGTGTGTGATGCCTCTGCACAATCCGGTCCGAAATCCAAAGCCAGCTGTGCACACCGCATCATTGTACCAGTACACGCGAGTTCACTGAAAGCGCCGCCACGCTCACGACCCATTGGGCGGTTCTAAAATCCCGACTCCAGTCGGCAGGGCATCTGTCACCTGAGCAAGACTGGCAGACA from Trichoderma atroviride chromosome 3, complete sequence encodes the following:
- a CDS encoding uncharacterized protein (EggNog:ENOG41~TransMembrane:2 (o12-31i119-142o)~SECRETED:SignalP(1-28)) → MRRRVSNPPLSISSSFSLLPLVCYFVLSFPLPGDDEELQAPPLMPMRSRFAEATGPEVLPEVDVTRNGDEAPEPFRGYDGLEVVDTDLPGSSVRTKPENVAAPAIESTTQQKNARRRRIIWIAVAAMILVVVIVAAVVGGVLGSRHHNSAASSRTSSAPSSPSTTPSSSSPNAIASNSSLAVTGWWETTSQYNIRLFYQERMANCA
- a CDS encoding uncharacterized protein (EggNog:ENOG41) produces the protein MMRANEATDSATQAAARPCVPAPNDPKYSLSHFQDESKETGPSCQRPPPGFGKMQGDAEAVAEAEARMRKELRAFDAKFLGGTSAGK